CTTACTATTCCTATTTCAGCAATTTTAGCAGCTATCATATATTATATGTTTCGTATTTTTATTTAAAATTAGAATATTAAAATATTGTATAAAAAAACCATTCTTAGCGGAATGGTTTTTTTTACATGAAATAATTTCTTATCTCAATATTATATTGATAAAATACAAAAACTTATTATGTCACTTTAGTCTTTAAAATCTGGAAAATATACATTTCTTTAATGTGATTAAAAGTTGATAATTCAAACAGAAACTAGACTTTTTTTATATGTTAAGATTTTTATGATTGTGTTTTCTTTTGTGATAGGTCTTTTTTAAATGAGTATTACCCGAAATAATACTAATGTTGCCATCAATCTCTAACATGGCAAGTTTTACTTCATTAAAATGTTCTATTCCTTGTTCTCTCATGGATTCTTTTAATTCATCTGAAGTGATGTTCAATTTACTTAGAGTTTTAAAGTCTAAATGGCCATTATGAATTAAGATTTCGGGCTTTTCTTGCATGAAATCACTAAATTTAGGATATCTGAACATTAGTTTTTTTAAAATAAAATTAATGCAAAAAAGGACTGATGCTGCTGCTAAGCCTCCCCACAGACTAGTATTGTTTCCTACCATTGCATTTTGAACAGAGTTGCTAATGAGTAAGATTAGAATAACATCAGCAGTATTCAATTGGGATAATTCTTTTTTGCCAAAAAGACGGAGCGCAATGACCATAAAAAAATATACAGCACTACTTCGAACAATTATAGTTAGGTATTCGTTCATTTGTACTGTATATTTATTTATGTGGTTCGCTCGACTTTAGGATCTTTTATTTTGACGTTAAAGTCTATATGGAAATTGGTTATTTCAAATCTGTTTTTTGATGAAAATGTTTTTCAATGGCTTTGATCATCTCGCCAGCAATATCTTTATTTGTAGCGCCTTCTATTCCTTCGAGCCCTGGAGATGAGTTAACTTCTAGTAGTAACGGACCTTTTGAAGAACGTATTATGTCAACACCTGCTACTTTTAAATCCATTGCTTTTGTTGCCTTAATGGCAATTTTCTTTTCCTCTGGCGTGACTTTAATTACAGAGGCTGTTCCTCCTAGATGTATATTTGCTCTAAATTCTCCTGGCATTGCCTCTCGCTGAATAGCAGCAACCACTTTTCCGTCGATGACAAAGCAACGAATGTCTTTTCCATTCGCTTCTTTAATGAATTCTTGAACTAATATATTTGCATTCAAACTCTTAAAGGCATTAATTACACTTTCAGCTGCTTTTTTTGTTTCGGCTAAAACAACTCCTTTTCCTTGAGTGCCTTCAAGTAGTTTTACAATTAAGGGGGAACCTCCTACCATTTTAATTAAATCATCGGTATCTAATGGTGAATTAGCAAATCCTGTAGTGGGAATTTCAACGCCATGATTTAGCAGTAATTGTAGCGAATAAAGCTTGTCACGAGATTGTGTAATAGCATTTGATGAGTTCAAGCAATATACTTTTAAAGCTTCAAATTGTCGTGTTAAGGCACAACCATAAAATGTGATACTAGGTCTAATTCTTGGAATAATAGCGTCAAATTGATTTAAAATTTTTCCGCCTCGGTAATGAATTTCAGGTGTTTTGGCATCTAATTTCATGTAGCATTCCTTGATATTTAAAAAATGCATTTCATGACCTCGCATTTCACCCGCTTCCATAATACGTTTGTTGCTATATAGTTCTGGGTTGCTAGCTAAAAGACCTATTCGTAATCCTGATGCTGCTTTTTCTGAATTTTTATATAATTCTTTTAGAGTGTCTGTTGTAGGTTGTCCTAGTAGGTATTTTTGTTCAGGGTCTACGAGTACACGTCCGCTCATTGCCTCACGACCAAGGAGCATTCTAAAACCCATTGAGTCTCTGTTAGTCAAAGTCATCTCTATAGGCCATTGTGCGGTTCCTAATTGTAAATTAGTTTGAATCACATAACGTTGTTCTCTAAAACCGCTAGAGCTTTTCACAATACGTTTATCAATCAAGGGAGCTTCACAATGAATGACGGTTTTTAGATTGTTTTGTATGGGATTAATGTCAAATTTCACCCAATTACTATCATTTTTTATAAATGGAGCAATGTTTATTGCGTGTAATGCGGAGGTTTTCGCTCCCGAATCTACGCGTGCTTTTATGGTAGGAATTCCTAGTTCTGGAAAAGAACACCATTCCTCACTACCTAAAATTACTTTATTATCTGGCATACCTATTTTTTGATTAACCTTTATTTAAAGTTCAAATGTATATATTTGTTTTTAAAAGTAAGGATGTTTTTTTGTAAACAATAAACCCGTTATGTTATGAAAACGTAACGGGTTTAAATATACGAATCTACATGAGTTTATAAGTTTGAAGCTTCGCCTGTTTTGTGAACTTTTACAGTTAGTTCTTGAGCTCCATCTTCAATATCCATGAAAATTTCATCGCCAACACTTATTTTTGAAGTAATAATTTCTTCGGCAAGTGTGTCTTCTACGTATTTTTGAATGGCTCTTTTTAGCGGTCGAGCACCAAATTGTTTATCAAAACCTTTATCAGCGATAAACGCTTTTGCTTTATCAGAAAGATTTAATTGGTAACCTAATTCGGCAACACGTGCAAATAATTTTTTCAATTCAATTTCAATAATCAAATCAATATCATGTTTTTCTAAAGCATTAAATACAATTACATCGTCAATTCGATTAAGGAATTCTGGAGCAAAAGTTTTTTTCAATGCATTTTCAATGATACTTTTAGAATTATCATCTGCCTGTGATACTTTAGCAGCAGTTCCAAATCCAACTCCTTGTCCAAAATCTTTCAATTGTCTAGCACCCACATTAGATGTCATGATGATAATTGTATTTTTAAAATCAATTTTTCGACCAAGACTGTCTGTCAAAAATCCGTCATCAAGAACTTGTAGTAACATGTTGAAAACATCAGGATGTGCTTTTTCAATTTCATCTAACAGTACAACACAATATGGTTTTCTTCTTACTTTTTCAGTAAGCTGACCACCTTCTTCATATCCTACGTATCCCGGAGGTGCGCCAACTAAGCGTGAAATAGCAAATTTCTCCATGTACTCGCTCATGTCTATGCGTATCAATGCATCTTCTGAGTCGAAAAGTTCTTTGGCAATTACTTTAGCTAATTGTGTTTTTCCAACTCCAGTTTGTCCCAAGAAAATAAAAGAACCAATAGGTCTATTAGGATCTTTTAATCCAGCACGATTTCTTTGAATAGAGCGTGCAATTTTCATTACAGCTTCTTTTTGACCTATAACTTTACCCTCAATAAGTTCTGGTAATTTAGCCAGTTTGTTACTTTCGGTTTGGGCAATACGGTTTACTGGAATACCACTCATCATTGAAACAACATCTGCAACATTGTCCTCAGTAACTTCTATGCGATTGTTTTTAGCATCTTCTTCCCATTGTTCTTGTGCTATTGCCAAATCTTTTTCGATGCGTTTTTCGTCATCTCTAAGTTTTGCTGCTTCTTCGTATTTTTGTTTTTTGACCACAACATTTTTTAGTTCTCTAACTTCTTCAAGTTGTCTTTCTAGATCTAAAATTTGCTTTGGGACCTCAATATTTGTAATGTGTACTCTAGATCCAGCTTCGTCTAAAGCATCAATAGCTTTGTCTGGTAAAAAACGGTCAGACATGTAACGATCTGTAAGTTTTACACAAGCTTCAATTGCTTCCTGTGTAAAAGTTACATTGTGGTGGTCTTCATACTTATTCTTTATGTTGTTCAAAATTGTAATTGTTTCAGTTACCGATGTTGGTTCTACAATTATTTTTTGAAAACGTCTTTCTAAAGCACCGTCTTTTTCTATGTACTGGCGGTATTCGTCAAGAGTTGTAGCACCAATACATTGAATTTCTCCTCTAGCTAGAGCAGGTTTAAACATATTTGATGCATCTAGAGAACCTGTTGCTCCACCTGCGCCTACAATGGTATGAATTTCATCAATGAATAAAATGATGTCATCATTTTTTTCTAGTTCATTCATCACTGCTTTCATGCGTTCTTCAAACTGGCCACGGTATTTTGTTCCAGCAACAAGGCTTGCAAGATCAAGTGTTACTACACGCTTGTTGAATAATGTTCTAGAAACTTTTTTCTGAATGATGCGTAATGCTAAACCTTCAGCAATTGCTGATTTCCCAACTCCAGGTTCTCCTATTAATAAGGGGTTGTTTTTTTTACGACGGCTCAAGATTTGTGAAACACGTTCTATTTCTTTTTCGCGTCCTACTACTGGATCTAGTTTTCCTTCTTCGGCCATTTCTGTTAAATCTCTACCAAAATTATCTAAAACAGGAGTTTTTGACTTCTTGTTAGACTTATTGGCTGGATTGTTGAAAGTTCCTTCTTTAAAACTGTCATCTTGTCCTGAATCGTCATTGTATGATTCATTTCTAGGTAAATTTTCGGTAAAATCGTCTTCGCTTGGAGTCATATTTAAATACTGTTCTTTAGCTATATCGTAATCAATTTTAAGTTTATTCAATAGCTTTGTTGTGGGATCGTTTTCGTTTCTTAGGATGCATAATAAAAGATGTGCGGTACTAATAGATATGCTTTGAAAGACCTTGGCCTCTAGAAAAGTAGTTTTTAAAGCACGTTCGGCTTGTCGCGTTAAATGCAAGTTTTTCTTTTCAGTATTTGTATCTATTCCCGGGATTGCTGGGCTTAGTATTTCTACTTTTCTTCGCAAATGGTCTAAGTCTATATCAAGACTGTTTAAAATCTGGATTGCTTTTCCATTCCCGTCTCTTAGTATGCCTAGCATTAAATGTTCTGTACCTATAAAATCGTGACCTAATCGTAGGGCTTCTTCCTTACTGTAGGTTATAACGTCTTTTACTCTTGGTGAAAAATTATCATCCATAATATATATTTGATATCGTAAATTTAGTGAATTAAGTATTGAAAAACAAAAACCATTCCTATTCCAATCCTATGTCAGCTAAGTGACAAAAATTATCATGATTTTATAGTTAAATTCCCCTTAAATTATTAACTAAATTGACACTTGATATTGTTAATAAATCTTGTAAATAACTCCTATAAAACTAGCGAAAAAAAATCAGAAAGCCGTATATTGGCACGTTTTGAAATTAATATAATTATTTAATATAACAACTTATGTCTGAAGGAGAAAAGTTAATTCCTATTAACATAGAAGATGAAATGAAATCAGCTTATATCGACTATTCGATGTCAGTAATTGTATCAAGAGCGCTTCCAGATGTTAGAGATGGTTTAAAGCCTGTACATCGAAGAGTTCTTTATGGAATGTATGATCTAGGAGTTTTTTCAAATAAAGCCCATAAAAAATCCGCAAGAATTGTTGGAGAAGTTTTAGGTAAGTATCATCCGCACGGTGATACATCTGTATATGATG
This portion of the Flavobacterium sp. CECT 9288 genome encodes:
- a CDS encoding DUF421 domain-containing protein, which encodes MNEYLTIIVRSSAVYFFMVIALRLFGKKELSQLNTADVILILLISNSVQNAMVGNNTSLWGGLAAASVLFCINFILKKLMFRYPKFSDFMQEKPEILIHNGHLDFKTLSKLNITSDELKESMREQGIEHFNEVKLAMLEIDGNISIISGNTHLKKTYHKRKHNHKNLNI
- a CDS encoding ATP-dependent Clp protease ATP-binding subunit → MDDNFSPRVKDVITYSKEEALRLGHDFIGTEHLMLGILRDGNGKAIQILNSLDIDLDHLRRKVEILSPAIPGIDTNTEKKNLHLTRQAERALKTTFLEAKVFQSISISTAHLLLCILRNENDPTTKLLNKLKIDYDIAKEQYLNMTPSEDDFTENLPRNESYNDDSGQDDSFKEGTFNNPANKSNKKSKTPVLDNFGRDLTEMAEEGKLDPVVGREKEIERVSQILSRRKKNNPLLIGEPGVGKSAIAEGLALRIIQKKVSRTLFNKRVVTLDLASLVAGTKYRGQFEERMKAVMNELEKNDDIILFIDEIHTIVGAGGATGSLDASNMFKPALARGEIQCIGATTLDEYRQYIEKDGALERRFQKIIVEPTSVTETITILNNIKNKYEDHHNVTFTQEAIEACVKLTDRYMSDRFLPDKAIDALDEAGSRVHITNIEVPKQILDLERQLEEVRELKNVVVKKQKYEEAAKLRDDEKRIEKDLAIAQEQWEEDAKNNRIEVTEDNVADVVSMMSGIPVNRIAQTESNKLAKLPELIEGKVIGQKEAVMKIARSIQRNRAGLKDPNRPIGSFIFLGQTGVGKTQLAKVIAKELFDSEDALIRIDMSEYMEKFAISRLVGAPPGYVGYEEGGQLTEKVRRKPYCVVLLDEIEKAHPDVFNMLLQVLDDGFLTDSLGRKIDFKNTIIIMTSNVGARQLKDFGQGVGFGTAAKVSQADDNSKSIIENALKKTFAPEFLNRIDDVIVFNALEKHDIDLIIEIELKKLFARVAELGYQLNLSDKAKAFIADKGFDKQFGARPLKRAIQKYVEDTLAEEIITSKISVGDEIFMDIEDGAQELTVKVHKTGEASNL
- the rimK gene encoding 30S ribosomal protein S6--L-glutamate ligase, which codes for MPDNKVILGSEEWCSFPELGIPTIKARVDSGAKTSALHAINIAPFIKNDSNWVKFDINPIQNNLKTVIHCEAPLIDKRIVKSSSGFREQRYVIQTNLQLGTAQWPIEMTLTNRDSMGFRMLLGREAMSGRVLVDPEQKYLLGQPTTDTLKELYKNSEKAASGLRIGLLASNPELYSNKRIMEAGEMRGHEMHFLNIKECYMKLDAKTPEIHYRGGKILNQFDAIIPRIRPSITFYGCALTRQFEALKVYCLNSSNAITQSRDKLYSLQLLLNHGVEIPTTGFANSPLDTDDLIKMVGGSPLIVKLLEGTQGKGVVLAETKKAAESVINAFKSLNANILVQEFIKEANGKDIRCFVIDGKVVAAIQREAMPGEFRANIHLGGTASVIKVTPEEKKIAIKATKAMDLKVAGVDIIRSSKGPLLLEVNSSPGLEGIEGATNKDIAGEMIKAIEKHFHQKTDLK